AGCCACGTTGTGCCTTGGCAGTTGGAACAGAGTCTCGAGTCAGCTGCATTATGGATAGCTGGAGCCCACAAGCACTCATTCAGAAATCTCAGGAGGCCAAAACTCTGGCGTTCTGTCCTTACAGCAATTTCAGAGTGGGAGCAGCTGTCTTAACAAGCGATGGAAACGTCTTCACAGGTGAGGACAGTCTTAAACTACTCTTAAACTTTAACCTAAAATCCTGATGTTGTTAGAAATCACTAATATTAAATGCAAAAGTGCCAGGAATAAACCAAACAAATTAAagtacaacaacataaaaaaatgaacacaaaacgtTTTTATAGCTTTGGAGATAACGAGTATCAAGACAAGACTCTTTATTTGAATGCAAAAAGGAAAAAGgggtttacatttatttattttttttatataattgagCATTATAAATCAACTACCCATAAACTCAAAAATTATAATCCAGGACCTAACTCATAAATTGacaatagaaatatttatattaattgctTTTCTTGGTGCTTGTGAGATTCATGATATTGCTTAAAATATATTCAAGCTAATAGTTCTTACAAAGTTTTGTTTTACtagttctgtttgtttttctttattcagtCATAGATACTTTTTCACTCGACTGTGCAAGTACACAGTGTCATTCTATCCACTACAGATTCTACTGTATAGAGATTTCACTGTGagtcaacaatgacaaactggacaTTTGGAAATAGTGGAATTTTGTTGCGGCTTGGGCAACAACTTATAACAAATtacaaaatattgtttgtgttaCACCAATAATAAATGGAAAACTGAACATCCATATTTATCTCAGAACATCCTTATATTCTGCTAATCCATCAGTGGGTTTGCATGTGTGTTATTTTCATTCctgatttcattattattatttttttacggtTCATCAATATATGTTTGTGCTCTTAACAGGTTGTAGTGTAGAGAATGCATGCTATAGTCTTGCAATGTGCGCTGAGAGGACTGCTATCTGCAAAGCTGTGTCCGAGGGATACACAGCCTTCAAAGCCATCGCAATTGCCAGGTATTTTGATCATTTGCTTAAgttaaatattcatattttaagCAAATACTGTGCAATAAATTTTCTCAACACTCTCTTTTGTGCAGTGATCTTGAGGATCGCTTTATTTCTCCATGTGGATCATGTAGGCAGGTCATGAGAGAAGTCAGTTCTTTTAACATTAAATTAGGCATATTCATTATTACCAtttttaatacagtaaatgtCAAACAAAGATAGTCATACATATAAGATAACAGACTGGTTATATCATCTGCCTTTCCTTTGCAGTTTGGCTTACAGTGGGATGTTTATCTGTCAAAGACTGACGGGTCTTACAAATTGATGACAGTGGATGAGCTACTTCCATGTTCATTTGGCCCTGATGACCTGAAATCATAAAACCATTTGCAATTAGAAGAAGTAAAGACCAGATTATAGGTCATATTGCAAGCTTAGtgggacagacagacggacggacatacagatagatagaaagcaaaatattaaaccaagtggtaTTTATTTTCAGGAAATATAGCACAAGCTGAAAATCCACTAAAAATCAACTTGGGAACAGTTGGTTAagagtaattgcaaaaatgtctcaaaAGTGAAGTCAGTTCTGAGAAAAAGCCTAGCATCTTGTATtttcagatgccacttggtttgatattttgatatctaatgcaattggaatttagatatttttaagtgaGTCTTAAATGTCCAAATTTGTTTTGGGGCCATTGTAGATAGCTTCATTGTCTAGATACAGTTAAGTTCAAACAGGCCTTCGcacaaaacaaccttctgttcaTTGTATCTTTACTTTGTAGAGAAAAATATCAACACAGTATGTtgactaataaataataataatcctgttCTGAATTGTTGTGTGAACATTTATTGGGTGTCTACAGCAGTGCTGGGGAGTACCTAACTAAAAGTTGGGTAACTTAAAGTTAGTCACCCAACTAAAAGTCTCCCGATGAGCGTTGCTGCATCACATACGCTACACTCTTAatagaatattccgggttcggtacaagttaagctcaatcgacagcatctgtggcataatgttgattaccacaaaaatttattttgacttgttcctcctttactttaaaaaaaaaaaaaaaaaaaaaaaagcaaaaatggaagttaaagtaaggcacttacaacggaagtgaatttttggagggattaaagcAGTGCTTGAAGTGTTAGTATTAaactgggggtgggggggagggggttaaaatatacttgtattattatataatatacttatatactatactgtatatcttggGGATTTACAAACTGAACTGGGGCCAAACTTTATTAcctaacacttttattgtaacaAACATGTtaatatgtaaaaacaaaacggttaataatgtgtttatttacattaaatagtatttaattatgttaaaagagatatttaacaaatattttcaaGATCTGGCCATAtattccttcttaagatctggctgaagaacacaCATGACCTtacaccctcaactaacaaataggttttgattagctttactttgaaaataaaaacataaaaagtagggttattgtttatgaaaactgagaaagaatatttagatctgctaaagtctgcatctttgtcaatatcaacacacataagagaacaatagcaatctaatgtagaactctctttttacacaaaataaacgtagcctaaaactgaaaaagtgcattatgtctgtttttccttttttacattttttttatcctCCTATTCAATTTGCATTCCTTATCCTGCACACATTAATTTGCACATAGGAGCCAGATACTTCTGCAGATAATAATCAATGGAAacggtgaacaaactgatttgacaATGTTCAGGACACTGTCAGGatatatgcataggcaagttcagtgaCAATTCACATAATCattttacgagcactacagagAATAAAAGCtgtaagtctgtagttttgactgcacccagcagaTAAACTGTTTGCATACATGCAtttgagtgaataagacgcaATCAAATGCgctcacccaaaagttgctggttcatgttttggataAGAATGAAACTAAAACTGTTttcagacaagcttaaacacgcACGATCCTCTAGAACACGATCACGGATAGCTTGACGAGCACCGATGCTGTTGCACGTCtggagtgttgttaaactcactgctGAGTTTTGCGCAGAAAGCGCTCAGATGTTTACCGCaaatttatcaaaatcatttggaaggtcagatatcGGCTccatcaaatcactgacttacattaaataaatacattacatcatactgggagactctgagaagtggctGTACccaagaaaaactgccggtactctgtAGAGTACCGCTGCGTAccgccccacttcaagcactggtttaaaggcagaaatgtgaagcttataattttataaaagcattacattaattcttctgttaaaacttgtatattatatgagttgtaaagttgtttacagtcTTCTcagagttttagggtttgttgacattacatcgtcttgccaacaaagttgttaaattggctttaactttacacagaaaagcttagtaagCGACTTCATTacactataatcatgttaacacagatattgttactgtcttgtggctatacttttgaaaaagtgagtacttcaatgttcaaaaattggccacattcattcacttccattgttagtgcgtCACTGTTtttgtgacgagacaggagaggaatgaggatctaaatgcagcttttttaataaaataaaggtaaaccaggtaactcagaacaaaacaaaacaaaacaaaacaaaacaaaacaaaacaaaacaaaacaaaacaaaacaaaacaaaacaaaacaaaacaaaacaaaacaaaaccagggaACAAAGCAAAGCATAATACACATGAAGAGTGACAAAGAACCAGAGGAAAACAAGAgcttaaataaacaagggaaaacaagggaacgaggaacacctggggaaacaatctgGGGAacaccaatcatgaaaagaaactacaaaggactacaaaactaacaggaaacaggaacagggaactaaaccagaattaacataaaagtcaagacaaaaaacagggaaaatgtgacattaatttttgtggtaatcaacattatgccacaaatgctgtcagttgaacttgtattgaacccagaatattccttttagaaAATGGTTCTAAATAGTACCAGATAATGGTTCTTCGGCTTAGCAGAACCCTTTTTTGGAACCATTCTTTGAAAGTGCTATATAGAACCTCAATGCTGTAAAGAACCTTTTTGatgcaagaatttttttttcaccccTTTATATATCTGCTCCAATAAAACATTATAGCCTCAATTATGGTTTCACATtgaatataaacaaacaataaataaataaatatataaaagcaaGGCATGTGTGTCAATTAAGtccttttattttctgttaaaataaaacattgtagaaaaaataacaatgcttttacagcaatCATTAgttgaatacattaataaattattgtgattaaataattCCAAATGCATATTTCACTCACATTAATAAATAGTACATCAACATATACATATGTGAAAAGTCAATAAATGCATATAAAGggaggcctgggtatctcagcaagtaaagacgctgactaccacaccggagtcgcaagttcgaatccagggcgggctgagtgactccagtaaggcttcctaagcaaccaactggcccagttgctagggtgggtagagtcatgttgggttaacctcctcgtggttgctataatgtggttctcgcttttggtggggcacgtggtgagttgtgcgtggatgctgcggagaatagcgtgaagcctccacaaacgCTAggtctcaacaagccatgtgataagatgcatggattgatgtctcagatgcagaggcaattgagattcgtcctccaccacccggattgaggcaagtcactacgccaccacgaggacttaatagCACATTGGGAAAATtgcaaatttgggagaaaaggggagaaaatccaaaaaactaaacaaaaaaatacacaataagacagaaatatacatatagtttgtacaaatacaaatctgttatatacagtgcaagggaatgtaatgcagaagaggtaggatatgttaaataatataactgactaggctgtgtattgcatgtAATTACAGTAtagatttaactgttcatgagatggatagcctgagggaaaaactgttcttatgcctgacggttctggtgctcagagctctgaagcgtcggccagaaggcaacagtttaaaaaggtagtgggctgggggAGTGGGGACCAGAGaggtttttccagcctttttcctcactctggaagtgtacagttcttgaagggagggcaaggggcaaccaataatcccctcagcagtccgaactgtcctttgtagtcttctgatgtccaatttcatagctgaacaaaaccagacagttattgaagtgcagaggacagactcagtgactgctgagtagaactgtatcagcagcgcctgtggcaggttgaacttcctcaactgttGAAAGAAGTAAAACCTCTTCTGTGCCTTTTTTAGTCAATGTGggcctcccacttcaggtcctgtgagatggtagagcccaggaatctgaatgactccactgctgccacagtgatgttcagaatggtgagcggggttaatgttggggtgttcctcttaaAATCCACacatttccactgttttgagcttgttgagctccaggttgttttgactgcaccagtgagccagccgttcaacctcccttctgtatgcagactcatcatcatcttggatggaGCAAAGTTCCATGGAAACAAAAAATAGATGTAATGAAGGGTAAATTTCACTAATATATCTGCACAATCCTTTGTGATGTCTTCATACATCAgtgtatattttgtaatttaatggcAGTCCCTCTCTACAGGTAATGAGGTTTGGGGGTCCAACAGCATCTGTATGAATAGAAATACAGTACACAATTAGGTTCAGAGTCAGTGTTTTAGTATGTGGACAATATATGTGAAACATTCCAAAATTCTATATGGATCACAAATTCAGTCTTTATCACTCATATGCTTAGTGGAGGAGTAGAGAGAAGTATCCTCACAGAACACAGCTGGAAGACATAGTATAGCTGCTTTTAAACTGTAAACCTATGACACAAAGAAattacattgtattaattatttacagtgtataaattaatggcaaaaaaaaaatagatataaatataaaaatgaaagagAGATAAAAAGGAGTACTTAAACTCACATAATCTGATAGATTCAAGGCAGACATATTATCAGGGCAGACAATGGCTCATACAGCGGGTGGGATAGATCCatgaaatcacaataaaaatattaCCTCCCTTTTCTGAACAAAATTtcagtattttaaagaaaatgacagcTCACCTCTTGAGTTTGTCTCACTTGCATGTTCTGGTAGAGATCTGTATATATATTGTGCAAAAacttccttttttactataatatgcacaaagaatttgaatcgccaaaaacaaaagaaaaatgtgaaagtggagatttatagaaacaaaaggactttaatattgatctgtttcttacccacacttatcatatcgcttctgtagatatagatttaaccactagagtcatatggattatttttatgctgcttttatgttctTTTGGAGGTTcataattttggcacccattcacttgcattgtgaggatctagagtgctgaaatgttcttctaaaaatcttcatttgtgttctgcatgagggtgagtaaataatgagagaattttcatatttgggtgaactattcctttaagtaggcTGCTTTATTGCTGgaatgactagagtcttcatctcatgtgaggcttatgattttatatatgtttCAATATTaccattcatttctttaggattacaacttttttaaagaataaatacTGGGTGCACCTTTAAGTCATGAGCTGCTTGTGAAGATTCgtttaaagtagcttccccaacacatCAAAAAcattgggactcttattttgacaatTTAGAAAGAGACAAACATCCCTTCAACCAATCGACGTTACATAAACACACTGTCCTTGGTAGATAATGTAGATAGATTCTAGGTCAGTAAAAGGGCCCGATTGTTTTTTTGTCACCGTGGGAATTTTATCCCTTCAATTTGATCAAGCATGTCGGTGAAACATGCTCTCAGTCGCTGCCTTGAGCTGGGGAGGTCTGTATTCCAGCTGGGTCTCATCAAACCAGCCGGCCGTGTGGCAGCGAAGCTCCGCGGTGAGCGGCTGCGTGTGTCGCCGCCGACCCGCACCGTCCAGCCGCAGAGCTTCCTGCCCTCCCGCTACCGCTTCTACCGACTGTCTCTCAGCGGGCTGGCCGCTCGGCTCCAGTCGGGTGGTTTCAGGAGACTGGCTGGGGGCGGCTCACCCAGAAACAGGGCTGTTTTCCTGGCGTTTGGTGTGGGATTAGGGCTCATTGAACAACAGCTGGAGGAGGACAGAAAGAGCATAGCGCTGTGTCAGGAAATACAGGTGATATCAACATCCCATAATAAGAATAACTTTGtaaattaagttaaaaaaaaatataagtaataaaaataataatttaaagtctattattaacaacaaatgattaataattattGTCATCATACCTAGTTCTCtaacacaaaatatataaacTTCCATGGTATTACCTTGGTTTTTGGTACCTTTGGACATGGTACAATGGCAGTAGCATATTTTGACATggcaccatagtaataccatgttttgttttgacgTGTACTATGTTATTCCCATGTTTTTGAGACAGGCACTATGGTAttatttccatgttttttgtcCCTTTACTATGGTATCTCCATGTTATTTGGGGCACATGCCATGGTACTTccctgtttttggacatttaccatggtaataccatggtattctttaaagtgtCTTGGAATaccattatatatacagtaccatGGAAATACTATCTGATACTGTCattgtaccatgatactgccacagtactttttaatGTTTGTGATGTGGACAAATAGCTTAAATTCAATTAGAAGTACACTTATTTGCAAATTGCATGTAAATTCCACTGTAATCAATTACTGCTCGACTGCAATGCAAAGTTACATGCTATTATATAGACATTTTATCTTCTCTAAAGCACCCGAAATTGATGAAAAGCTTAATTAAACCTAGTAATTTTTTCTGTGGAGTACAGCTAAGCTACTATTATTTATTGCAAAGTATACGCAAATTGTAGTAGAACAATTATATCCAAATTCCAGCTCATCACTTACATgcataatgcatttgtaatttgTCACCAAATTCATGTTATTATTTTGGGATAATGTGAGTAACCCATAACACTAATTAAATAGAAATGAAAGAATACGGCAAATTCGTGCAAATTACATCTGTATAACACAAATGTAATTTGTCAGCAGGTGCATGCtgtgttttaaagttttttttttttttttttatagcctttttttcacagttttctgTCTATGTGTAGGCCATATTCAGAAAGAAGAAGTTCCAGACCCCTCTGAAGTCATTTACATCAGGGTACAAGTTGGAGGACTATGTCATTGGGAAACAGATTGGGAAAGGTTGCAGTGCAGCGGTCTATGAAGCAGCAGCTCCCTTTGCGGTCCCTGGAGAGAGTGGAAAGTGTTCACTGGTGGAACTGAACCAGAATGAAAGTGAAAATAAGAATGGAGGACCACTTGGATTCCCCACTATACCGAGCTTTCCTTTAGCTGTGAAAATGATGTGGAACATTGGGGTGAGAAGTTAgagcattttagttttagttagaCTGTTAAGGAAGTAGAAATGCCTTTGCGTTTTAGTTCTTTTGAAGTGAAGAATGAACTAgaacagtgattctcaactgggtCCCATTTCTGATCTCAGACAGCAGGGGATAAAATGCTAAAAagaaaacataacaaaataagCAGGCTTTTTAAAAGGGAGaagaaattgtaatttttacaattaCAGTTTCCCCTTTATTTTCTTCTAGGCTGGTTCATCAAGTGACGCTATCTTTAAGTCTATGTCAATGGAGTTGGTCCCTGCATGTACCCAGGCTTTAACAAAGGAGCAAGGACAGATTACTTTGGATGGGTGAGTTCAAATGAACTGTAGCTGTGCAACAAAGCCTTAACATAGACTGAACCATTGCCAATGGCTTTGCTGTGCTATTTTTGCAGCCACTTTGGATTGGTGCCTAAGAGAATAACGGCTCATCCCAACGTGATCACAGTGTATCGGGCCTTCACTGCAGAAGTACCCCTATTGCCTGGTGCTCAGGAGGAGTACCCTGATGTCCTGCCCGCCAGACTAAATCCACTGGGTTTGGGCAGTAACCGCACTCTGTTCCTGGTCATGAAAAAGTGAGGAACCATGAAAGCACTTTTTCAAGTTATGCCTAAATTGATCCTTTGCTCACAAAGTATCTCATCCCATGACCTGTGTTtagatttaagtcctttttacaccATTTGTGACTATATTCCAGTGAAACCTTTTACAGCAAGTCATTAAAAATTTGCATTTGTgatgataaaatatttgtttaattaggTTAGATTAGAGATGAGGTGGATTTTTTTGGTTTGCATGGCACAAAAATCCACCagccaatgaaatgcatgctTTTGGGTCATGTGACCAGAACCAGACATTAAGTCATTAATATAGTTGGTCTGTTAATACTAAGAACTATATGATAAATGCCATAGCGACAACATATAGTTGAAGCAaattttccccaatttggaatgcccaattcccactacttagtaggtcctcgtggtggcgcggttactcacctcaatccgggtggcggaggacaagtctcagttgcctccgcttctgagacagtcaatccgtgcatcttatcacatggctcactgtgcatgacaccgcggagactcacagcatgtggaggctcgt
The genomic region above belongs to Myxocyprinus asiaticus isolate MX2 ecotype Aquarium Trade chromosome 28, UBuf_Myxa_2, whole genome shotgun sequence and contains:
- the LOC127418848 gene encoding cytidine deaminase-like, which translates into the protein MDSWSPQALIQKSQEAKTLAFCPYSNFRVGAAVLTSDGNVFTGCSVENACYSLAMCAERTAICKAVSEGYTAFKAIAIASDLEDRFISPCGSCRQVMREFGLQWDVYLSKTDGSYKLMTVDELLPCSFGPDDLKS
- the LOC127418777 gene encoding serine/threonine-protein kinase PINK1, mitochondrial-like, with amino-acid sequence MSVKHALSRCLELGRSVFQLGLIKPAGRVAAKLRGERLRVSPPTRTVQPQSFLPSRYRFYRLSLSGLAARLQSGGFRRLAGGGSPRNRAVFLAFGVGLGLIEQQLEEDRKSIALCQEIQAIFRKKKFQTPLKSFTSGYKLEDYVIGKQIGKGCSAAVYEAAAPFAVPGESGKCSLVELNQNESENKNGGPLGFPTIPSFPLAVKMMWNIGAGSSSDAIFKSMSMELVPACTQALTKEQGQITLDGHFGLVPKRITAHPNVITVYRAFTAEVPLLPGAQEEYPDVLPARLNPLGLGSNRTLFLVMKNYPCTLRQYLELSVPDRMQASLMLLQLLEGVDHLCRQGIAHRDLKSDNVLLEFDCAGCPRLVITDFGCCLAEDFGLKLPFNSRWVSIGGNPCLMAPEVATAVPGPGVTIDYSKADAWAVGAIAYELFGQPNPFYSSQGLESRSYQERQLPPLPDSVPADVQLVVMLLLRRNNHKRPSARVAANMLHICLWGKRVVASLDWARLDKMIDWLLCQSAVVLLKSRGSSGSSVEAELQRAFLANIELEDLRTAVSFLMYGQAQWQSPLMHYTEP